A single Candidatus Rubidus massiliensis DNA region contains:
- a CDS encoding Acetyltransferase (GNAT) family protein, whose translation MYAIEPALEPYKRSYEVDKASIEDANQITNIVNNAIKNADFFRKQDCDRISLEEVESIINESSNRTWYILKERNEEECVGAEKKIAAVVLYRAKERNKASLHMFTLRVDLKGNGIGKILLKGVEELAVAEGKQEISLWCANVPRLVRYYNNVGFVSAGRELYYDSTYLREEYIDAIKIVKLVKNLIPINSAAGNNPPLAIACASEENNDLELTAAVLNTCYFY comes from the coding sequence ATGTATGCTATAGAACCTGCTTTAGAACCTTATAAGCGATCTTACGAAGTCGATAAAGCTTCTATCGAAGATGCTAATCAAATTACAAATATTGTAAATAATGCCATAAAAAATGCTGATTTTTTTAGAAAACAAGATTGCGATCGCATTAGTCTCGAAGAAGTAGAATCTATCATAAATGAATCCTCCAATAGAACTTGGTATATATTAAAAGAAAGAAATGAAGAAGAATGTGTAGGGGCTGAAAAAAAAATAGCAGCCGTTGTTTTATACCGAGCTAAAGAAAGAAACAAAGCTTCTTTACATATGTTTACTCTAAGAGTCGACCTCAAAGGAAATGGGATTGGCAAAATTTTATTAAAAGGTGTAGAAGAATTAGCGGTAGCAGAAGGAAAACAAGAAATTAGTTTATGGTGCGCGAATGTGCCAAGACTTGTCAGATATTACAATAATGTTGGTTTCGTATCTGCTGGTAGAGAGCTTTATTATGATTCCACTTACCTTAGAGAAGAGTATATTGATGCTATAAAAATTGTGAAACTCGTCAAAAATTTAATCCCGATAAATAGCGCAGCTGGAAATAATCCACCTTTAGCGATAGCTTGTGCTTCAGAAGAAAATAATGATCTAGAGTTAACAGCAGCTGTTTTGAATACTTGTTATTTTTATTAG
- the mutS gene encoding DNA mismatch repair protein MutS, whose translation MTVVDIENNEVKLSPMMLQWQACKQSAKDAVLFFRMGDFYEAFYEDAVLTSRELDLTLTKRQGIPMSGIPHHTSEIYIDKLVAKGFRVAIAEQTEDPKKAKGLVKREVVRIVTPGTIINSSLLSDKANNYVACVSQVGSFYGLAFLDLTTAEFFVIEFEQQNDLLNELYRLRPSEYLVSNKVLEKNKKLFEELKFSYDFLITKWDDWRFEYQLTHDFLTNHFKVLSLDGFGLKGMVAAINSSGALLNYLQDHLCQSIDHLQEISTYSTSQFLNLDRITQKNLELTESFNEKSRKHTLLDIIDHTQTPMGARLIKHWIKQPLLNVESITERQNCIKVLLKNESSFNLLYFLLNEVRDIERLIMKISTGYANPKDIVSLKNSLQVLPKVKKIVNDLPAEANLFSQLEAKIHPLPELVDTISKAIVDEPAMKISDGKIFREGFHKELDELRLICQDSQAWISQYQSHLRENTGIKTLKVGYTRMFGYYIEVSKGQAEKMPDTFQRRQTLVNGERFITPELKDFETKVLTAEEKISEIETELFTLLRQEIAKFSDTIITNAQAIAQIDCLQSLAKVAKTYHYSKPIVDYSNTLEIIEGRHPVIESSNLSERFTPNDTYLDDDSNRLLLITGPNMAGKSTYIRQVALIVILAQMGSYVPAKKAHIGIIDKVFTRIGASDDLARGQSTFMVEMAETANILNNATSRSLVILDEIGRGTSTYDGISIAWSVAEYLLLTEGKLAKTLFATHYWELTQLEEKIPGAVNYHVAVLESQDSIVFLRKIIKGCTDKSYGIHVGRLAGLPSAVIQRAKEILEYLEQTPQKKANMDIVKPKKQKSKVKNINNELQLTFFS comes from the coding sequence ATGACTGTAGTAGACATAGAAAATAACGAAGTAAAACTATCCCCTATGATGCTTCAATGGCAAGCATGTAAACAATCCGCAAAAGATGCAGTATTATTTTTTCGAATGGGTGATTTTTACGAAGCTTTTTACGAAGATGCTGTTTTGACATCAAGAGAGCTTGATCTAACCTTAACCAAAAGACAAGGAATTCCAATGAGTGGAATTCCTCATCACACAAGTGAAATCTACATTGATAAACTTGTGGCCAAAGGATTTCGGGTAGCTATTGCTGAACAGACTGAAGATCCTAAAAAAGCAAAAGGACTTGTTAAAAGGGAAGTTGTTCGTATTGTAACACCTGGGACAATTATAAATTCTTCTTTACTATCTGATAAAGCAAATAATTACGTCGCTTGTGTTTCACAAGTTGGTTCATTTTATGGCCTGGCTTTTTTAGATTTAACGACAGCAGAGTTTTTTGTTATCGAATTTGAACAACAAAATGATTTATTAAACGAACTTTATAGGCTACGTCCCTCTGAATACTTAGTTTCCAATAAAGTTTTAGAAAAAAACAAAAAACTATTTGAAGAACTCAAATTCTCTTATGATTTTTTAATCACTAAGTGGGATGATTGGCGCTTTGAATATCAATTAACCCATGACTTTTTGACAAACCATTTTAAAGTTCTCTCTTTAGATGGTTTTGGTTTAAAAGGGATGGTGGCTGCCATAAACTCATCAGGCGCTTTGCTTAATTACTTACAAGATCATCTTTGTCAGTCTATCGATCATTTGCAAGAAATTTCTACTTATTCCACTAGTCAATTTTTAAATTTAGACAGAATAACGCAAAAGAATTTGGAATTAACTGAATCTTTTAATGAAAAAAGTCGCAAGCATACTCTTTTAGATATTATTGATCATACCCAAACCCCTATGGGAGCTCGCTTAATTAAACACTGGATTAAGCAACCTTTACTTAATGTAGAATCTATTACGGAAAGACAAAATTGCATTAAAGTTTTATTGAAAAATGAGTCTAGTTTTAATTTGTTATACTTTTTATTAAATGAAGTACGTGACATTGAACGTCTCATTATGAAAATCTCAACTGGTTACGCAAACCCAAAAGACATCGTTTCATTAAAAAATTCGTTGCAAGTATTGCCAAAAGTTAAAAAAATAGTTAATGATTTACCTGCCGAAGCAAATTTATTTTCTCAATTAGAAGCTAAAATTCACCCTCTTCCTGAACTTGTAGATACCATTTCAAAAGCAATTGTTGACGAACCTGCAATGAAAATTTCTGATGGTAAAATATTTAGAGAAGGTTTTCATAAAGAATTAGATGAACTTCGTTTAATTTGCCAAGATAGTCAGGCATGGATTTCTCAATACCAATCCCATTTGCGAGAAAATACTGGCATTAAAACACTTAAAGTCGGCTATACAAGGATGTTTGGCTACTATATTGAAGTTAGCAAAGGGCAAGCCGAAAAAATGCCAGATACTTTTCAAAGAAGGCAAACACTTGTAAATGGAGAACGGTTTATTACTCCAGAACTTAAAGATTTTGAAACAAAAGTTTTAACAGCTGAAGAAAAAATTTCTGAAATTGAAACAGAATTATTTACACTGCTAAGACAAGAAATAGCTAAATTTTCCGATACCATTATCACAAATGCTCAAGCAATTGCTCAAATAGATTGCTTGCAATCACTTGCAAAAGTAGCAAAGACTTATCATTACAGTAAACCAATTGTTGATTATAGCAATACACTTGAAATTATAGAAGGAAGACATCCAGTTATTGAAAGCTCAAACTTATCAGAAAGATTTACTCCAAACGATACCTATTTAGACGATGATAGTAATCGACTTTTGTTAATTACAGGCCCTAACATGGCTGGAAAATCAACTTACATTAGGCAAGTAGCATTGATCGTCATCTTAGCTCAAATGGGATCTTACGTTCCTGCTAAGAAGGCTCATATTGGGATTATCGATAAAGTATTTACAAGAATTGGTGCAAGTGACGATTTGGCAAGAGGGCAATCAACTTTTATGGTGGAAATGGCAGAAACCGCAAACATTTTAAATAATGCTACTTCTCGTTCTTTAGTTATACTAGATGAAATTGGTAGAGGAACTAGTACTTATGATGGCATCTCGATTGCATGGTCTGTTGCCGAATACCTTTTATTAACAGAGGGCAAACTTGCCAAAACACTATTTGCCACCCATTATTGGGAATTGACTCAACTAGAAGAAAAAATTCCAGGAGCCGTTAATTATCATGTGGCTGTCCTTGAATCGCAAGATTCCATTGTTTTTTTAAGAAAAATCATTAAAGGTTGCACAGATAAAAGTTATGGAATTCATGTCGGTCGTTTAGCTGGACTTCCCAGCGCTGTTATCCAAAGAGCTAAAGAGATTTTGGAATATCTAGAACAAACCCCTCAGAAAAAAGCCAATATGGACATAGTTAAACCTAAAAAACAAAAGAGTAAGGTTAAAAATATTAATAACGAATTACAATTAACTTTCTTCTCCTAA
- the sdaA gene encoding L-serine dehydratase 1, whose translation MAISVFDLFSIGIGPSSSHTVGPMRAAKRFLQEIGKEKIENAVRVKVDLYGSLALTGKGHATDLAVMLGLQGETPEDVDPNSVQEKIHKIRETKKIHLMHQKWIDFHEESDLLFHYDKQLPYHPNGMRFTLYNHDENELVQKVFYSVGGGFIVDLHDAKDDIHLGDNSHGLLYPFKNAAQLLANGKLYNKTIQEMMFENELRWRSADEIKKQLLKIWHVMEQSIERGCSQDGVLPGGLNVKRRAAPILRSLREREKLGLFLPTDIFEWVSLWALAVNEENAAAGRIVTAPTNGSSGVIPAVIKYYRTFVEGANDEGVMTILLVAGAIGILYKEGASISAAEMGCMGEVGVACSMAAAGLTAVMGGTNEQMANAAEIGMEHNLGLTCDPIKGLVQIPCIERNTMGAIKAINASLLALRGDGMHKVSLDQVIETMRQTGNDMKSIYKETSQGGLAVNVPEC comes from the coding sequence ATGGCAATAAGCGTATTTGATTTATTTTCGATTGGAATTGGACCTTCAAGCTCTCATACCGTTGGACCGATGAGGGCTGCTAAACGTTTTTTACAAGAAATTGGAAAAGAAAAAATAGAAAATGCAGTAAGAGTTAAAGTTGATTTATATGGATCATTAGCCCTAACAGGAAAAGGGCATGCAACCGATCTAGCTGTTATGTTGGGGCTTCAAGGTGAGACACCAGAAGATGTTGATCCAAATAGCGTGCAAGAAAAAATTCACAAGATTAGAGAAACAAAAAAAATTCATTTAATGCATCAAAAATGGATTGATTTTCATGAAGAAAGTGACCTTCTATTTCATTATGATAAACAGTTACCTTATCATCCCAATGGTATGAGATTTACTCTTTATAACCATGACGAAAATGAATTAGTGCAAAAAGTATTTTACTCAGTTGGTGGGGGATTTATTGTCGATCTACATGATGCAAAAGATGATATTCATCTAGGTGATAATTCTCATGGTTTGCTTTATCCTTTTAAAAATGCCGCACAGCTACTTGCCAATGGGAAACTATATAACAAGACCATTCAAGAAATGATGTTTGAAAATGAATTGCGATGGAGAAGCGCTGATGAAATAAAAAAACAGCTTCTAAAAATCTGGCATGTGATGGAGCAAAGTATTGAAAGAGGTTGTTCTCAAGATGGTGTTTTGCCAGGAGGGCTCAACGTCAAAAGAAGGGCCGCTCCCATTTTAAGAAGTTTAAGAGAAAGAGAAAAGCTAGGGTTATTTTTACCGACAGATATATTTGAATGGGTTAGTTTATGGGCTTTGGCAGTTAATGAAGAAAATGCAGCAGCTGGAAGAATTGTTACAGCGCCAACCAATGGGTCTTCAGGTGTTATTCCAGCCGTTATCAAGTATTATCGCACATTTGTTGAAGGGGCAAACGATGAAGGGGTCATGACAATTTTGTTGGTAGCTGGAGCTATTGGTATATTGTATAAAGAGGGGGCTTCTATTTCAGCAGCAGAAATGGGTTGCATGGGCGAAGTTGGAGTTGCTTGTTCTATGGCAGCTGCAGGGCTGACAGCTGTAATGGGAGGAACTAATGAGCAAATGGCAAATGCTGCAGAAATTGGGATGGAACATAATTTAGGTTTGACTTGTGATCCAATAAAGGGACTTGTGCAAATTCCTTGCATTGAAAGAAACACGATGGGGGCAATTAAGGCTATTAATGCCAGCTTGCTTGCATTAAGAGGTGATGGAATGCATAAAGTTTCTTTAGATCAAGTGATAGAAACTATGAGACAAACGGGAAATGACATGAAGTCTATTTACAAAGAAACCTCACAAGGGGGATTAGCTGTAAACGTTCCTGAATGTTAG
- the pfkA gene encoding 6-phosphofructokinase produces MYSLLQKHRMNFCPQKPKILDQLAHLIPQKNETFVKKEEIEKFFPHLKNISYTFTTSQSTFSKALKIGVVLSGGQAPGGHNVISGLFDAAKTFNPNSEVIGFLGGPSGIVNNSYLTITEELLAPYRNQGGFDLIGSGRTKIEKQDQLQKALETAQAHQLDGLVIIGGDDSNTNAALLAEFFLEKKCKTTVVGVPKTIDGDLKNQFVEISFGFDTAAKIYSEIIGNIAKDNLSAKKYYYFIKLMGRSASHLTLECALQIQPNLTFIGEEVRAKKLTIQDLVNEIADLICKRSEQKKEYGIILIPEGIIEFIPEFETLINELNSLLATDKPHGKAMEELDQKDKASYVQKIVSESSSNCFSRMPESIQMQLLLDRDPHGNVQVSKIETERLFIDLTEIELKKREKEGRYKGKFSPQPLFCGYEGRSGFPSNFDAQYCYALGQVAALNVAHELTGTMACVRELNKPVENWTAWSIPIIAMIHLEERMGRYKPVIKKALVDLDGPVFLSFAKLRDKWRLNDDYRTPGPIQFYGPPELTEALNLTLEYEATNRFLDLAKSRSDLLS; encoded by the coding sequence ATGTACAGTTTATTGCAAAAACATAGGATGAATTTTTGTCCTCAAAAACCAAAAATTTTAGATCAACTAGCTCACCTTATTCCTCAAAAAAATGAAACTTTTGTAAAAAAAGAAGAAATAGAAAAATTTTTTCCTCATTTAAAAAATATCTCATACACTTTTACTACCTCGCAAAGTACTTTTTCAAAAGCTTTAAAGATAGGCGTAGTCTTATCAGGTGGTCAGGCTCCAGGGGGACATAATGTGATAAGTGGTCTTTTTGATGCTGCAAAAACCTTTAATCCAAATAGTGAGGTTATAGGATTTTTAGGAGGACCATCTGGTATAGTTAATAATTCATACCTAACGATTACAGAAGAGTTATTAGCCCCTTATCGCAATCAAGGAGGGTTTGATCTTATCGGTTCGGGAAGAACAAAAATTGAAAAACAAGATCAATTACAAAAAGCGCTAGAGACAGCACAGGCTCACCAATTAGACGGACTTGTTATCATAGGAGGGGATGATTCCAACACTAATGCAGCTTTACTTGCAGAGTTCTTTCTTGAAAAAAAATGTAAAACGACCGTTGTTGGTGTACCAAAAACTATTGATGGTGATTTGAAAAATCAATTTGTGGAAATTTCTTTTGGGTTTGATACAGCTGCAAAAATTTATTCAGAAATAATCGGCAATATAGCTAAAGACAATTTATCAGCCAAAAAGTACTATTACTTCATCAAATTAATGGGGCGTTCAGCCTCTCATTTAACATTAGAATGCGCATTACAGATACAACCAAACCTTACCTTTATTGGGGAAGAAGTTCGCGCTAAAAAGTTAACTATTCAAGATTTAGTAAATGAAATCGCAGATCTTATTTGCAAAAGATCTGAGCAAAAAAAAGAGTATGGAATCATTCTCATCCCAGAAGGAATAATCGAATTTATCCCTGAATTTGAAACGCTTATTAATGAACTAAATTCTTTGTTAGCTACTGATAAGCCTCATGGCAAAGCAATGGAGGAATTAGATCAAAAAGATAAAGCATCCTATGTACAAAAAATAGTTTCTGAATCATCGTCCAACTGCTTTTCAAGAATGCCAGAGTCTATTCAAATGCAATTATTGCTAGATCGGGATCCTCACGGAAATGTACAAGTATCTAAAATTGAGACAGAGCGATTATTTATCGATTTAACAGAAATAGAATTAAAGAAACGAGAAAAAGAAGGACGTTATAAAGGGAAATTTTCTCCACAACCCTTATTTTGTGGTTATGAAGGGCGGTCAGGCTTTCCTTCCAATTTTGATGCGCAATATTGTTATGCCTTAGGGCAAGTGGCAGCTTTAAATGTAGCTCATGAGTTAACAGGAACTATGGCATGCGTTAGAGAATTAAACAAACCAGTGGAAAATTGGACAGCCTGGAGCATTCCCATAATTGCCATGATTCATTTAGAAGAGCGGATGGGAAGGTATAAGCCAGTAATAAAAAAAGCTTTGGTTGATTTAGATGGACCTGTTTTTTTAAGCTTTGCCAAATTAAGAGATAAATGGCGTTTAAACGATGATTATAGAACTCCAGGGCCCATACAATTTTATGGACCTCCTGAACTTACTGAGGCTTTAAATTTAACATTGGAATATGAAGCCACTAATCGTTTTTTAGATTTGGCAAAATCACGTTCTGATTTATTAAGTTAA
- a CDS encoding multidrug resistance protein D: MESIQENDKSDCNGNPSPSKSSMLGLSWMIFCMSDVRPGVGPFLSIFLKSYLHWNTNLVGLALGTMDFMAAISQIPSGLLVDSVKIKRFILFLSCFAISCGCLIILFFPYLLSILFAQALIGVAAAIIPPSIAAITLGLVGSKLFPKRVSINETWSHTGNVITAGIVGLLGYALGHQWILYMVIFFSIASMFFLSFINPKEINHAVARELAVDNNGKKIPPMPISKFLKESSLLIFCISVFLFYYSNAAQIMLVGQVLYLDNASISSLYMGACIILGQAVMILVAYGIGFIINDYGRKPIFLIGMGVLPIRAFLYTLTDDPASILAIQLLDGVGAGVLGVMAIVIVSDIAKGTGRFNFSLGMVALSQGIGSSLSNFMSGYIVDLYGFNTGFLSLAIIAVAGFSFFLIFMPETKKKMQITATHPSPFEQDLT, encoded by the coding sequence ATGGAATCTATTCAAGAAAACGATAAGAGTGATTGTAATGGAAATCCTTCTCCATCCAAATCCTCTATGTTAGGCTTAAGTTGGATGATTTTTTGCATGTCTGATGTGAGGCCAGGCGTTGGTCCATTTCTTTCTATTTTTTTAAAATCCTATCTTCATTGGAATACAAATCTAGTAGGATTAGCTCTTGGTACCATGGATTTTATGGCGGCTATCAGTCAGATTCCAAGTGGCTTGCTTGTCGATTCGGTCAAAATCAAACGATTTATTTTATTTTTATCCTGCTTTGCTATCTCTTGCGGTTGTTTAATTATATTATTTTTTCCCTATCTTCTTTCTATATTATTTGCACAAGCCTTAATCGGTGTGGCAGCAGCCATCATTCCTCCATCAATTGCGGCTATAACTCTAGGACTTGTAGGCTCAAAACTTTTCCCAAAGCGAGTTAGTATTAATGAAACGTGGAGCCATACAGGAAATGTAATAACGGCTGGAATTGTGGGGCTTTTAGGCTATGCATTAGGTCACCAGTGGATTTTATACATGGTGATTTTCTTTTCTATAGCAAGTATGTTTTTTCTCTCGTTTATCAATCCAAAAGAGATTAACCATGCCGTAGCCCGGGAGTTGGCGGTAGATAATAATGGAAAAAAAATTCCACCCATGCCGATCTCTAAATTTTTGAAAGAAAGTTCCTTATTAATTTTTTGTATTTCTGTCTTTTTATTTTATTACTCTAATGCTGCCCAAATTATGTTGGTGGGGCAAGTGTTATATTTAGATAATGCGTCTATAAGTTCCCTTTATATGGGCGCCTGTATCATTTTAGGTCAGGCTGTGATGATACTTGTAGCTTATGGAATTGGTTTTATTATCAATGATTACGGTAGAAAACCAATTTTTTTAATTGGAATGGGTGTTTTGCCAATACGAGCATTTTTATATACCTTAACAGATGATCCGGCCTCAATTTTAGCTATTCAATTATTAGATGGGGTGGGAGCTGGAGTTTTAGGGGTAATGGCAATTGTTATTGTTTCTGATATTGCTAAAGGTACTGGTAGATTTAACTTTTCTTTGGGTATGGTAGCCTTATCGCAAGGGATAGGTTCCTCTTTGAGTAATTTTATGTCAGGTTATATTGTTGATCTTTATGGTTTTAATACCGGTTTTTTAAGTCTTGCCATTATAGCTGTGGCTGGATTTTCTTTTTTTCTGATTTTTATGCCTGAAACGAAAAAAAAAATGCAAATTACCGCGACCCACCCTTCTCCGTTTGAACAAGATTTAACTTAA
- the yraA gene encoding Putative cysteine protease YraA gives MNELKGKKILFFVHNEYEDLELNYPLLRMKEAGAVTCVAGPEANKVYEGKHGMPCKAEKSFEEASVNDFDALIIPGGYAPDKIRMSSKAISLTNDFFSKGKLVAFICHAGWVPISAKIVEGIKCTSWKSIKDDLVNAGANWVDEAVVVDKNVISSRCPDDLPQFCQAIISYLKK, from the coding sequence ATGAATGAGTTAAAAGGAAAAAAAATACTATTTTTTGTTCATAATGAATATGAAGATTTAGAATTAAACTATCCATTATTAAGGATGAAAGAAGCTGGCGCTGTAACTTGTGTGGCAGGTCCTGAGGCTAACAAAGTTTATGAAGGAAAACATGGCATGCCTTGTAAAGCCGAAAAAAGTTTTGAAGAAGCTTCCGTTAACGATTTCGACGCTCTAATCATACCTGGTGGTTACGCTCCTGATAAAATACGAATGTCCTCAAAAGCTATAAGTTTAACGAATGATTTTTTCTCAAAAGGAAAACTAGTAGCTTTTATTTGCCATGCAGGATGGGTACCAATATCTGCTAAAATTGTAGAAGGAATAAAATGCACTTCATGGAAATCTATTAAAGATGATTTAGTCAATGCCGGAGCTAATTGGGTTGATGAAGCAGTTGTTGTAGATAAAAATGTGATTTCTAGTAGATGTCCTGATGACTTACCTCAATTTTGCCAAGCGATTATTAGTTACTTAAAAAAATAA
- a CDS encoding putative neuraminidase (sialidase), producing the protein MCFLVTNLSFHQPIYSQEPLEKNEVVIVETILSPSNNSFDCHSSSILALNKNKLITAWKGGPGNGKCNIDMKNKVGIWITHGDSHAWEAPRLVIEAIDSVCWSPVLSKGPENEILLFYRKGPNPRELKHFIKRSYDEGLTWSNEEELPKGVLAPTSKPILLDNHLICPTSLEIGEIQDNHKSTACFIEIFSKNKWGPSTSIQIPGKPFGALGPSLFYLNDHLVMLCRDRSNKIGLEGWIWFSKSFDHGVTWQHFKKTNLPNPDSGICALSLPNGKALVIYNHSHTHRKPLNIALSNDGENWQPILTLEDNNGEFPSATIDNEGFLHITYAYITPGKEQRVIKYVKIDTSKLTK; encoded by the coding sequence ATGTGTTTTCTTGTGACCAACCTTAGTTTTCATCAACCTATTTATAGTCAGGAGCCTTTAGAAAAAAATGAAGTCGTTATTGTTGAAACAATACTTTCTCCTTCAAATAATTCTTTCGACTGTCACAGCTCTTCCATTCTTGCTCTAAATAAAAATAAGCTTATTACTGCTTGGAAAGGAGGACCTGGAAATGGAAAATGCAATATCGATATGAAGAATAAAGTAGGCATCTGGATTACTCATGGTGACAGCCATGCTTGGGAAGCTCCTCGTCTCGTTATCGAAGCTATTGATTCTGTCTGTTGGAGTCCAGTGTTAAGTAAAGGTCCAGAAAATGAAATCCTTTTATTTTATCGAAAAGGACCAAATCCAAGAGAATTAAAACACTTTATTAAACGATCATACGATGAAGGCCTTACCTGGAGTAATGAGGAAGAATTGCCTAAAGGAGTTTTAGCTCCTACCTCAAAGCCTATTCTTTTGGATAATCATTTAATCTGTCCTACTTCCTTAGAAATTGGTGAAATACAGGATAACCATAAGTCAACAGCTTGCTTCATAGAAATTTTTTCTAAAAATAAATGGGGCCCTTCAACATCTATCCAAATTCCTGGAAAGCCATTTGGGGCGTTAGGACCTTCCCTTTTTTACTTAAACGATCATTTAGTGATGTTATGTAGAGATAGATCAAACAAAATAGGTTTAGAAGGATGGATTTGGTTTTCTAAATCTTTTGATCATGGCGTTACTTGGCAACACTTTAAAAAAACCAATTTACCAAATCCAGATTCAGGCATTTGCGCCTTAAGCCTACCTAATGGCAAAGCTTTAGTGATTTATAATCATTCACATACTCACCGAAAACCTTTAAATATTGCTCTGTCTAACGATGGCGAAAATTGGCAACCTATACTTACTTTAGAAGACAATAATGGAGAATTCCCCTCTGCAACAATTGATAATGAGGGCTTTTTGCATATTACTTATGCCTATATTACTCCTGGGAAAGAACAAAGGGTGATTAAATATGTCAAAATTGACACTTCAAAATTAACTAAATAA
- a CDS encoding fermentation/respiration switch protein, producing MEYKEDRESVQLTNEGQKIFGIFHRPITNEKFPAVLICHGLAGHKTGRFRLYVDLAERLTKEGIGVLRIDFRGSGDSDGKFSEAKIEGMVSDALAALDYLNTRDDVDKTRIGIYGKSFGGAIAILAGKVFSNVKSIALWAPFFNANQWKDLWLKFKDSNMPQEIKDNLLSFNGQSIGLSFLEQIFLINLVESLEYLHKVPMLHIHGAKDPVIDVSHATDFKSHREKATATNEFLILPEADHDFSRIKDRLYAMDVTTKWFKNTL from the coding sequence ATGGAATACAAAGAAGATAGAGAATCTGTTCAACTAACCAATGAAGGTCAAAAAATCTTTGGTATTTTTCATCGTCCCATAACGAATGAAAAATTTCCGGCTGTCTTAATTTGCCATGGCTTAGCAGGGCATAAAACGGGTAGATTTAGGCTATATGTTGATTTAGCAGAACGACTGACTAAAGAAGGCATAGGCGTACTGAGAATAGATTTTAGAGGTTCTGGTGATAGTGATGGGAAATTTTCAGAAGCTAAAATTGAAGGGATGGTTTCAGATGCGTTAGCTGCATTAGACTATCTTAATACAAGGGATGATGTTGACAAGACTCGCATTGGAATTTATGGCAAGTCATTTGGGGGAGCCATTGCGATTTTAGCTGGTAAAGTTTTTTCCAATGTAAAAAGCATTGCTTTATGGGCTCCATTTTTTAATGCCAATCAATGGAAAGATTTATGGCTTAAATTTAAAGATAGCAACATGCCACAAGAAATTAAAGATAACTTACTAAGCTTTAATGGGCAGTCCATTGGTTTGAGTTTTTTGGAACAAATTTTTCTTATAAACCTTGTTGAATCTCTTGAATATTTACATAAAGTACCTATGTTACATATTCATGGAGCTAAGGATCCGGTTATTGATGTTTCCCATGCCACAGATTTTAAATCACATAGGGAAAAGGCAACTGCTACTAATGAATTTTTAATTCTCCCAGAAGCCGATCACGATTTCTCCCGTATAAAAGATCGCTTATATGCTATGGATGTGACTACAAAATGGTTTAAAAATACCCTTTAG